ttcagTACCCGACAAGAGAACAAATAGATCATTAGCAAGAACAAAGCATgcaagatttgaaaaaaaatttcccacaatcggtaaaaaaaaaaaaaaaaaaaaaaaaaaaaaaaaaaaaaaaaaaaaaaattcagatcaaTGTTGGTACTTGGTGGTTTTTGGTAGCAGATCAGTGTTGCTTGGTGTTTTGTTGATCAAATCTCTACCTTCAAAATGTATTTCTCAGATCAGATTAGacagaaataaaatttaaaaaaaaaatacagatcagtgCGCGTTGAAGAAGacgaaagaaagaagaagaagaggaagaagattcAACAGATGACAGAGCAAAGAGACTTACCACAGAGAGGGCAGAGTAGAGAAAAGAGATGAGAGGCGTGAGAGTGAGCTCCAGGGCAAAGGGAGAACaaagagatgagatgagaggcgTGAGAGTGAGCTTCAGGCGTGAGAACTGATGAGGACTTTTTATcagggtaatttggtaattgatTAACCAGCCCAACGAATAGTTCCAACGTGCATGCGCTTTTTGGTTTATGGACCTCCTGGGCTCCATAAGATTTGCGCGTTCTCAGCGCATTTTTAGCCTtggcccaaaacgcaactttttccaaaaagttgcgttttgggttGAGCCAAGCACACAAAACTCTCCAGCTTTTATAGAAACACGCGTTTCAACTcctaaaagctgaaacaaacgcacacttagcataaggtttccacctactcggCGATGAAAATTGAGCCGGGaacaggtttctgtccttagaaaaattTAGCGTAAGGTTTTCACTTGCTCGACGATGAAAATTGAGCCGAGGTAAGGTTTTTGTCCATAGAAAGATTTAgcgtaaggtttccacctgcttaGCGATGAAAATCGAGCCGAGAATAGGTTTTTGTacttagaaaaatttgataCGAAATTTCCCGTGTGTGTTGACCGGAACTTAATGAGTTAACAACGGTAAAATCATAAGGACTGATACACCTGCATGGACAAACATTGCTTTTGCATTAATTAACGTGCACATATAATATTACATTCAACATGTACCCCCGTATACAGATACTCAATGGTAGAATTTTTTCAGATTGTGGGCATTCCATGGTCGGGGAAGTGGTCTTTCGTCAAATCCTCCAAGTAATATGCTTCTGCCCCTGCAATGGCGGTGACTCTATATATTCCCTCCCAAGTTGGTGCTAACTTTCCTGTGTTAATGTCTCATGTATTCCCCATTACCTTCCGAAGTACTAGATCTCCCACTCCAAACTCCCTTTTCCTTACGTCCTTATTGTATCTCCGGGCAAGTCTTTGTTGATATTCTGCCAGCCGTATAGTGGTTGATTCCCAACGTTCTTCCAGCATGCTCAACTGTTTCATCAAAAACTCTGAATTCTTGGCGGGGCTAAATCCTGAAACTCGAGCACTGCACAAGTCTACTTCTGCGAGTATGACTGCTTCTACTCCATATGTTAgggaaaatggggtttcccccgtaaACCTTCTCGGGGTAGTTCGGTACGCCCACAGAACACTAGGTAATTCATCTACCCACCCGCCTTTGGCACCTTCTAACCTCCTCTTCAGCCAATTCACAATGGCCTTGTTGGTGgcctcagcttggccgttgctctgtGGGTATGTCGGGGTCAAATATCGATTTGTGATGCCGAGGCTGCCACAATACTCATGAAAagctttgctatcaaattgcAACCCGTTTTCTGACACTAGGGATTCCAGTACCACAAATCTCATCACTATATTCCTCCATACAAACTTCTTTACATCCGCGTCCCGAATGTTCGCCAAGGCCTCTACTTCCGTCCATTTGATGAAGTAATCCACAGCCACTAGGATGAACCTCCGATTTCCTGTCGCTCGGGGGAATGGACCAATGATGTCTAGCCCCCACTGTGCAAAGGGCCAGGGGCTACTAATGGGATTCAAGTTCCTTGCCGGTTGGTGGATCATAGGGGCGTGCCTTTGACATTGCTCGCATTTCCACGCATACTCGTTAGCATCCTTCTGCATTTATGACCACCAAAATCCTTGGGTCATTGCTCGATGAGCTAACGAACGCCCCCCTACGTGACTACCGCACACCCCATCATGTAGCTCAGCCAGTAGTTCCTCAACCTTGCTAGGATGCAAGCACTGTAGGTAAGGCCCACCAAAAGATCTTCGATATAGCTTATGATCGGTCAACAACCAATACCAAGCAGTTGTTCGGCGTACTTTTTCTGCTTCATTCTCGTCATCCACCAAATGATCCTCAGCTAAGAACTTGATGATTGGATCCATCCAACGTGGCCCGACCATTGCCACTTGTGAGACACCTACTCCTGCACTGAAACTTGGTTCTGCTACCAGCTCTACTTTTATTAACCGAGGAATTCCCTCAGTTGATGAGGACACTAATGTGGCCAAAAAGTCGGCATGCTGGTTCTGTCCCCTTGCCACCTTGATCTTTTTGACGCTTGGAAAGCGGTCCATGGTTTGCTTCACCAGCCGTAAGTACCTCATCATCTAAGGGTCCTTAGCCTCAAACCTTCCTTGTACCTGATTGACCACCAACCGGGAATCTGAATAGACTTCTACCTCCTTAGCACCCAGGTCTGATATAACTCTTAACCCGGCCAACAAAGCCTCATACTCGACTTCATTGTTAGAGGCCTTAAAGCCTAACCTAAAGGAATGTTTCAACTTTATTCCATCCGAGGTGATGACTACGATCCCGACCCCAGTCCTAATGTACTGGATGCACCGTCCGAATACTCTCCAAGGGATCATCTCTATATtgcaaatcatctcctttccctCCCTCAGGGAAAACTCTGCAACAAAATCAATTAGGACCTAGCCCTTCACCGAGCTCCTTGACCTGTACCTAATATCAAAAGAAACTAGTCGAGTTCCCCACTTAGCTATCCTTCCCGTGAAATCCGACCTCCTCAATAGTGACTACAGAGGATACTCGATCAATACATAAACAGTGTGAGCTTGAAAGTAATGGGGTAGCTACCGCGTGGCATGCACCAGTGCTAACACCAACTTCTCCAAGGGCAAGTACCTCGTCTTAGCATAAACTagatttttattgatttaatacACTAGCTATTGCACTCCTTGGTCCCTCAGAAGCATGGCACTCATGACATGCTCTAATATTGAGAGATACATGAATAAATCCTCCCTGAGTTCTGGTGCTGTCAGCATTGGTGCCCGCACCAAATATTCTTTCAATTCTTGAAAAGCCTTTTCACACTCCTCACTCCACTAGAACCTCCTCCACTTTTTCAAAAGCTGGTAAAATGGTCGGTAGCAGTCAGCGAACTTTGAAATAAACCGATTAAGAGCAGCTAACATGCCGGTTAGCACTTGGATTTCCTTAGGATTGCTTGGCAGTTTAAGGCGTTTCACCGCTTCAATCTGGTCGGGATTGACTTCTATTCCCCGGTTAGTGATCAAATACCctaggaacttgccagcccccactctgAAAGCACACTTTTCGGCATTAAGGCGCAACCTGTACTGCCGAAGTACTTCAAGCACTCTTTTGAGATCCTCGATGTGTTGTGCTTCCCATTTTCTTTTCACCACCATTTCATCAATGTACACCTCAATTGTACACCCTATCTTGTCCCGAAACATTCTCGTCATCATTCCTTGATACGTGGCCCCGAcgttcttcaatccaaatggCATCACAATATAGTGGTAGTTAGCATCAGGGGttataaatgctgtcttctccTGGTCCTCGACAGCTAGGAAAATCTGGTGATAACCTTGAAAAGCATCCAGAAAGCTCATCCTTGGATGCTCGTATGTGGCATCCACTAACTGATCAATCTTCGACATAAAGAATGGGTCCTTTGGACATGCTCGGTTGAGGTCAGTGAAGTCAACACAAACCCTCCACTTtaccatttttctttcttaccacCACGGTATTCACAAGCCATTCTAGAAAAAATATCTCCTTTATTGGCCCAGCCTCCTTTAGTCTATTAACCTCCTGCCTGACAGCATCGGCGTGCTCCTTAGCCGACCTCCTCGGCTTTTGCTTCTTGGAAGGATGCAAGGGATCTACGTTGAGCTTGTGAACTATAAACTCGGGGTCCACCCTGGGCACCTCATACAAGCTCCAAGCGAACACGTCTATGTTCTACATAAGAAATAGCAGCATCTCTACCCTCTCTTCATCCTTCACACTTGCTCCAATCAGAAAGCTCCTGTCAACATCTGGCAATATCTTTACTCTTACCAAGTCCTCGGCACAGCTGGCTCCTGCTTCCCCTTGGGGTCCCTGTAATTGCTATAAAGGAGTTTCCTCGGTTGACTCCTTTTGCTTGATTCCCCGATCAACTACGGCCACCAAACACTATCTGGCCATTTGCTGATTGCCCCTTACTATGGCGATTCCCTGCTTGGTGCGGAACTTGACCTTTACATGCAAGGTGGACAATACAGCCCCCATTGCATGAATCCACGACCTTTGATCACAGTGTACGGAGAGAAAGAAGTGACCATTATGAATGTCATCATTACCTCCTTACCTTCCATATTCACGGGAAGCATAATTTGCTCTTCCAAGATCACCATATGGCCGTCAAATCCCAATAGGGGTGCATCATACCTGAAGAGATCTTCACTCTTTAGGTCGAGCCCTTTAAATAGATCGGGATACATCACCTCGGTGCCACTCCCCTGATCAATCAACATTCTCTTTACTATGAAACCATTTATTCGGGTTGCAACTACCAAGACATCATCATGTGGTTGAATCATGCCTTCCAGGTTATCATCATTGAAGGCAATGGGCTCCCGAGTGTACTTCAATTTCTTCTCAGGGGGTTGTTCACCCGCGTAGCTTTCTGTCGATGCCATAGCCAGTACCTCCCTTTTACCGAATATCTGAGTACCTCTTGGTGCCGCGTGGATAACTTCTATTACTCTTAGTAGGGGAGGGAGAGGATTTCCACGGGGCCGAGCACCCTGCTCCGTTTCCTGATTCCTAGGATCCACTACGAACTCTTTCAGGTATCTCGTTTTTACCAACTGCTCTAGATGATCTTTTAACACCCTGTATTGTTCGGTGGTATGCCTCTTATCTTTATGATAAGTACAATACAAGTTCTAATTCCTCCTAGACGGGTCTCCccccatcttgtttggccactGAAAGCATGGCTCATTCTTAATTCGATCAATGATTCTATGCACCGGTTCTTTGAAGGCTACATTCACTTCTCCCATCTGTGGCTTTAGTTCTTGAATCCTCAAATCCTTTCGGGGCCTGAACGGTAAGCCAATATGCTAAGGATGATTTATGACCGGTGCCTTGCCCTTATTCTGCAGCCGATCATCTTCCAAGCATTTGTATTCTTCAATACACCTCATCAACTGCCTCATGTTCTCGAGAGGCCTCCTCGTTAATGATTCATGTAGGCCAGAATCATCGGGCAACCCCATCCTAAAAGTACTTGCCACGATTTTTTCATTACCTTCGCCAATCTCATTGTACAGCTCCCAATACTGGTTAGCGTAGCTGCGGAGTGTTTCCCCTGCCCCCATTTTCATTGACAATAATGCGTCCACGGGCTAAGGGACTCAACTGCAGGTCATGAACCGTACACCGAACTCTTGAATCAATTTAGAAAAACTGTGAATTGAGCCTTTCCTTAACCCATTAAACCATCTCAAAGCAGTGGGGCCGAGGCTCGAAGGGAACACTTTACACATCAGTGCATCGTTTTGAGTGTGCAAAGACATCATTTGAATATAATGGCTTACATGTTCTACTGGGTCCATCTTTCCATCATAGGAATTGAATAGAGGCCTCATAAATCTGCTCGACAGAGGCACCCTTTCAATGTCCCTCGAGAACAATGACCGGGCAGCTCAATGTAATGTGCGGCTCATAGCGTCTATGGCCACATTCCGAGGTCGTCTTTCTTCGGGGGAAATCGAATCCCGGTCTGCATATTCCCGTGAACAGTCCTAGTGCCGATAAGACCTAGATTGATGGGATCCTGCTCCATGATGATCCCCTACGCTAGCCGACCTTTCCCTTCGCTCCCCGTGGTCCCTTCTCTGATACCTACCTCTTGCTTGCAACTCTAAATCTCTCACCAACCTACAAAGGCGTTCGAGCTCCTCATCCCTTTGGTCAAACTCTTCATCCCTTATGTCAAAATGATTGCACCCCGAAGCGCCCGACATTGTCTGGTATATTTGAAACGACCCTTCTCCAAGGTTAGACTACCCTTCCTCCTCATGCCCCTTATCTTCGCGTCTTTTCTGCCTTCTATCCCTCCAAGTGGATTCCCTTAAAGACCTCCTAGAACCATTTTAAGCATAACTCCCAGACGGATCTCCAGACATTTTCCTGTGCACACCTTGACAGAACCACAGCTTTGCAAGAGATTTCCACAGATGACGCCAATTATGCGTGCCCAATTTGTATGGTTAATGGGCTTAACCTCTACGTGAGCTCATAATCTATTTGTTTCGTGGGCTTTTGTGTTTCCTACTGTGGGTGGTCCTATGCTCGGCAAGCCCAAATACAATTCTATTTCCTTTAGCCTTTCTCCTTCCCTCACAGGATCGCTCCTTTGCTCCCTCTGAGTGTCTGCCCTCTTCTCTTAATACTCTTCCTAGAATTGCCAACCTCCTTTTTCTCATTCTCATCTCTTATTTATAGCTCAAGATTAGTGGAAGGGTTATGATTATCCAAGTTATTAGTGGGATTGGGTTCCATTGTTTcaaagtgggtgtttaggtgggaGTGGGAGAAGTGGCACTGGGTCTCATGGTACTATTTCAACTACTTTTTAACTtcatttacaatactttcaataataaaaaatttcaatttcaactaaataaattgttctcaaatagataataaatttCAAACACCTATacgtttattattattatttttgggattGAAGGATAGAACAGTACGTTTGAATTTTTAATGCAACTTCTTGCATCTCTGTCATATTACCTTTgctgaaatttttgttttaaattttaatgatataATAATTAGGAGGTGTGTtttgaatcttgaatgcctccattaaaaatattttaacataCCAATTCAATTATACGGCTTTTGGCCttgtcatatattttttttgaagagaaagtttagaaacacaaataatttgataaaaaatttgacatacgTTCTAGATAAAATAGTAATATCAGTAATGGGCTCAGATGAACTGGTCAAAGTTTGCTAACTTAATAGgtgtgaaaaaaattgttaaattttttgttcatGTAGCGTCACTTTTACTTGATGAACGATGAAGTTCTCGAGGGGCATATGATAGTGGGGGCATTTAGGATGACTCATATGATATAAAGTTTTTGAGGTCAGATTGAAAGGATAGTGGAGGCATTTAGGATGACTCATTCTATACGTTCAAATTGCAGGCAACTTTAGGGTGTTGGTGGGGATGCCAACGAAATGatctttttcaaacttttgtacGTTTAACGAGTTAAACCTCAGTAATTTGTCTCAGTTGcagtcaaaatttccaaattcatTGTGTGCCATTCACTTGAGAAAACGTACGGATATCTTTCATTTGTAAATGTAGGTTTCACTTTTGTCTAATAAATATTTGACAATCCCATTGTTGTAAAAAtacttaaataataattaaataatacaaTAGCATCTATTACAacgtataaattttttttttttttttttttttttttggttttgctaATTCTAAGCTTACAGATACCACTAATCAAAATTCACTATCAAGGAATTAAAACCACACCTAAACTTTCACAAAAACTCTTaacatgaaagcaaaacataaataatgCATGCTAGAACAAGAAAtacaaaaagaagataaagaggAAAGGGAAAATATCTCTAACTAATCTGATCaatattaccaaaaattatCTCAGCTACTTATAAATGAAGggaaaagttaacaaatgccTTGGTTTAGGAAAcattttaagaacttttttatggaaaaaggaaaaagtaattgattttttgacaacttttttatatttctcataagagaaatgttaaccaatgcccctagggcattggtttaggagctatt
This DNA window, taken from Quercus robur chromosome 2, dhQueRobu3.1, whole genome shotgun sequence, encodes the following:
- the LOC126697421 gene encoding uncharacterized protein LOC126697421, which translates into the protein MGAGETLRSYANQYWELYNEIGEDKRHTTEQYRVLKDHLEQLVKTRYLKEFVVDPRNQETEQGARPRGNPLPPLLRVIEVIHAAPRGTQIFGKREVLAMASTESYAGEQPPEKKLKYTREPIAFNDDNLEGMIQPHDDVLVVATRINGFIVKRMLIDQGSGTEVMYPDLFKGLDLKSEDLFRYDAPLLGFDGHMVILEEQIMLPVNMEGKEVMMTFIMVTSFSPYTVIKGRGFMQWGLYCPPCM